The genomic window GAGGCCGCGCGGCGGGCAGTTGACGACCCGGTCGAGGGACACCGAATCGCGCTTGTTGACCACGATGCGCGCGTAGGCCATCGCGTCCTTGATCTCCTTGCGCTCGTAGAAGCGCATCGCGCCGACGATCTTGTAGGGCATGCGCGCGCGGCGCATCGCCTCCTCGAAGGAGCGCGACTGGGCGTTCGTGCGGTAGAACACGGCGACTTCCTTGAGAGAGCGCCCCGCCGAGACCTCGTCCTGGATCCGGCGCACGACGTAGGTCGCCTCCTCGTGCTCGTTGGGCAGCTCCTGCACGCGGACCTCGTCGCCGGCAGGCGCCTGCGTCCACAGTTTCTTCGGCTTGCGCGTTTTATTATGGTGGATGACGAGCGCTGCGGCGTCCAGGATGCGGCTCGTCGATCGGTAGTTCTGCTCGAGCGTGACGACCATCGTGTTCGGGAAATCCCGCTCGAACTCGAGGATGTTCCGGATGTTGGCGCCGCGCCAGGAGTAGATGGACTGGTCGTCGTCGCCGACGACGCAGACGTTCTTGTGCTTCGCCGCGAGGGTTTTGGTGAGGATGTACTGGGCGTGGTTGGTGTCCTGGTACTCGTCGACCAGAAGATGAGTGAAGTGCTCCTGCCACTTGGCCCGGACCTCGGGGTGGTCGCGCAGCAGCTGGCAGGTCTTGAGCAGCAGGTCGCCGAAGTCGAGCGCCCCCGCCTTGCTGAGCTTGTTCTCGTAGACCTTGTAGATCTTCGCCGCCGTCTGCCGACTCTGATCGATCGAGGACATCGCGTGGATCTCGTAGGAGCCCGCGTCGAGCAGGTCGTCCTTGGCGCGCGAGATGATGTTGACGAACAGGCCCGCCTTCGACTTCTGGTCCTCGAGGCCGAGCTCCTTCATCGACTCGGTCACGAGCTTCTTCTGGTCGCCCTGGTCGTAGATCGTGAAGTGACGCGGCAGTCCCAGCTCCTGGTGATGCATGCGCACCAGCTTCGCGCAGAAGGAGTGGAAGGTGAAGGCCCAGACGAGCGCGCCCTTGCCGGGCGCCAGCTCCTCGAGGCGCTTGCGCATCTCGCCGGCCGCCTTGTTCGTGAAGGTGACGGCGAGGATGCGGTCCGGGGGCGTGCCCGTCTCGATCAGGCGCGCGATGCGGTAGGTGATGACGCGGGTCTTGCCCGTGCCCGCGCCGGCGAGCACGAGCAAGGCGCCGTCCAGGTGCGTCGCCCCGGCCCTTTGCTCAGGGTTGAGCTTGTCGAGATCGACGCCCATGGGTACGCTCAATGAGAGCCGACGGCCTCCCGCTTCGGGGCGTACAGCATGTTGCAGTAATCCTTGACCATGCGGTCGGCCCCGTACTCGGAGGCGACCGAGCGGATGGACTCCTTCATGACCTTGACCCAGCCGCGGGGGATGCCGTGCTCGTCGCGGTCATAGTACAGGGGCACGATCTTCTCCTCGAGCGTGCGGTAGATGTCCTCGGCGTCGGCCTTGTCGGCCTCGGGCCCGGCGCCGCGGCCGCCGGCCTGGCCGATGGGCCAGCCGTTGCCGTTGTTGAAGCCCTCTTCCCACCAGCCGTCGAGCACCGAGAAGTTGGGCACGCCGTTGGCCCCGGCCTTCTCTCCGGAGGTGCCGCAGGCCTCGAGGGGCGCCAGCGGGTTGTTGAGCCACATGTCGACGCCCTGGACCAGGTAGCGGGCGACGTGCATGTCGTAGTCCTCGATGAAGGCGATGCGGCCGCCGAACTCGGGGTTCTTGGCCAGTTGATAGACCTGCTGGATCAGCGCCTTGCCGCCGTCGTCGGCCGGGTGAGCCTTGCCGGCGAACACGAGCTGGACGGGACGCCACGGGTCGAACAGCATCTTCTTGAGGCGCGGCAGGTCGCTCAGGATCAAGGTCGCGCGCTTATAGCTCGCGAAGCGCCGGGCGAAGCCGATGACGAGCGCGGGATGGTCGAGCAGCGCGCCGCTGGCCAGCACCTGGGCCGGGTCGTGCTTCTCCTTCATCCAGCGGGCTCGCGCCCTCGCGCGGGCCAACTGCAGCAGAGCGCTCTTGTTGCGGTTGTGCTGGAGCCAGAGCACCTCGTCGGGGATCGACGCGACCTTGGACCAGACCGCCTGGTCGTCCTGGCGCACGCGCCAGTCGGCTCCGAGGTAGCGGTCGTAGAGCTCGCCGAGCTCCTGGTTGACCCAGGTCGGCAGGTGCACGCCGTTGGTGACGTGCGCGATCGGGACCTCGTTCTCCGGCAGGGAGGGCCACAGGATCTTCCACATCTCGCGGGAGACCTGTCCGTGGCGGCGGCTGACGGCGTTGCGCCGTCCCGCGATCTTCAGCGACAGCGCGGTCATGTTCCAGCCGGTGTGGCCGGGGACGCGCGCGAAGTCCATGAAGCGCTCGCGGTCCACGCCGAGCTGGGGCCAATACGACGAGAAGTACTCCGCGATCATCTCCTCGGCGAACACGTCGTGGCCGGCCTCGACGGGGGTGTGCGTCGTGAACACGGCGTTCTCGCCGACCTGGCGCAGGGCCTCGTCGAGGGAGGTCCCGCCGGCGACCTTCTCCCGGGCGAGCTCGAGGAACAAGAAAGAGGAATGGCCCTCGTTGGCGTGGAACACCGCCGGGTGCACGCCGAGCGCGCGCAGCACGCGCACGCCGCCGATGCCCAGGATGATCTCCTGGCGCAGGCGCATCGTCCGGTCGCCGCCGTACAGGCGGCCGGAGATCTCGCGGTCGAGCGGCGAGTTGCCGTCGACGTTGGTGTCCATCAGGAACAGGGGCACGCGGCCGACCTGCACCTTCCACACGGCGACCTTGATGGTCCCGCGGCCAAGGGGAATATCGAGCAGCATGCGCCCGCCCGAGGGGCCGAACACGGGGCGGACCGGGGAGACGTCCCAGTTGACCGACTCATACACGTTCTGCTGCCAGCCGTCGGAGGACATCTTCTGGACGACGTAGCCTTCGGGGTACATGAAGCCGACGCCGACGAGGGGCACGCCCAGGTCCGAGGCGGACTTGCAGTGGTCGCCGGCGAGGATGCCGAGGCCGCCGGAGTAGATCTTCAGCGAGTTGTGGACGCCGAACTCGGCCGAGAAATAGCCGATGTTCTTGCCCTTCATCTCGGGGTGGTTCTTGGCGAACCAGGTCTGGTCCGTGGTCATGTAGCGGTCGAAGGCGGCGATGACCGCGTCGAGGCGGGACAGGAACCCGGGATCAGCCGCCAGCTGCTCCAAGCGGGTCGGGGGGACGCTGCGCATCAGGGAGACGGGGTTATGGTGCGTCTCCGCCCAAAGAGTGAGGTCGATCTCTTTGAACAGGGCGCGGGCTTCGGGGTGCCAGCTCCACCAGAGGTTGTACGCCAGGTCCTTGAGGCGGGAGAGCCGGGGAGGGAGCTGCCAGTCGTTGTAGGAGTCGGTGATAACCATAACAAGGATTCTACACTTTATCGACGGGGCGTCCAAGGCCTTGACGCCGCCCGCGGGGACGACTATCCTGTCGTCGTGCTCCCCTTCGCTTTGGCCCTGCTGCTCGCCTCCCCCGCCCCTGCCCAGGACGCGGAGGCCGGCCTGCGCGCCCAGCAGGCCCGGGAGCTGGTGGACGCCCTGCCGGCCGAGGCGCGCGTGGAGCTCAAGAAGATGTACCGCCGCTACCGGGACGTCGTCGCCCGCAAGCTCGAGGCGGGCTGGCGCACGGGGGTGCTGAGCGAGGCCGTCATCGAGGACGTCGACGAGCCCTTCCAGCCCGCCCGCCTCGTGGAAGGCATGATCGCGCTGCGCAAGAAGGAGATCGCCGGCCTCCAGGAGTCGCTGGCCGCCCTCGCCGGGGACGACCCCTACAAGGACAAGCGCCTGCGCTCCGCCCTCGAGGCCAAGCGGGACGAGCTCTCCCGCCTCGTCTCCAAGAACAAGCGGGAGAAAGGCCTGTGCCGGGACTGGTCGGACCTGATCTGGTCGGAGTTGACGGCCATGGACCTCGAGCATTGGGGCGCCCGGGACGAGCGCCGCGCGACCCGGCCGTACCACACCGCCGCCGTCGTCTGCTCCCCGTCGGACTCGCCCGCGGTCTGCCTCGCCTTCGACCCCTGGGAGGACGGGCGCCCGAACGTGTACGCCTACGGGGCCTGGGACGAGTCGGCGCCCGGAGGCCGCTTCCCGGCCGAGTACTTCCTCCACGGCCTGCCGGACCGGGTCGAGAGGAAGCCGTGACCGCCACCGCGCTGCCCCTCCTCGCCCGCCTGGGAGAGGCCGCCAGCTTCCCCCAAGCCGTGCGCCATTACGAGACCGACCCCTGGAGCTACCTGCGCCGCAAGCTGCAGGAGTGCGCGGGGCCGCTGCGCGAGTACAAGCGGACCCTCTACGAGGAAGCCTGCGCCCGCCTCTACGCGGATATGCGCGACTCCTTCCTCAAGCCGGGCGCGCTGCTGGACCACAAGGAGACCTTCGAGAAGCTCCTGGCGCCCGGCGATTACGCCGACCTCTCGTTCAACCTCGAGCCCGGCGCCGAGCCGGCGGCCCGCCGCGAGGCGGTCAAGCAGGTCCTGTCCCAGGCGGCGATCAGGACGCTCTTCGAGACCGAGGCCCTTCCCCCCGAGCGCCGGGGCAAGCCGTGGCAGGCCCTGGTCGCCGAGGCCGGCAGCCGGCTGGAGCTCGACTCGCTCAAGGAGCTGCTCGACCGCGCCCCCCGGACCGAGCGGCGCCGCGCGTACATCGTCCGCCGCGCGCGGCGCAACCTCGCCGAGTTCCTCACGGTCACGCGGGGCGAGGCCGGGATGCGCGACGAGATCACCTTGTTCGTCCTGACCCGGGTCGAGGCCGCGATCGCGGCCATGCTGCGCTTCCTGAACGCCCCTTAGAGCCTAATCGACGGCGTACGGCGAGCGGGCCTTGCAGACAAGGGCGTCGACGAGGCCCGACGCGGCCATCACGCCCATCTTCTTGCGGGTCTCGAGCGTCGCCGAGGCCAGGTGCGGCGCCAGCACCGCGTTCCGGCAGGACGCGAGGCCGGGCGCCGTCTTCGGCTCCCGTTCGTACACGTCGAGCCCCGCGCCGCGGATCCGGCCCGACTTCAGCGCGCGCACCAGCGCATCCTCGTCGACGATCGGGCCGCGGGCCGCGTTGATGAGGTACGCGGACCTCTTCATCAGGCGGAACGCCTTATCGTCGAGGAGATGCCGCGTGCTCTCGTCGAGGACGGTGTGGACCGAGACGAAATCGGACTCGCGCAGCAGCTCCTTGATCGGGACGAACTTCGCGCCGAGCGCCTTCTCCGCCTCCGGCGCGGCGCGGCGCGTGTCGTAGTAGAGCACGCGCATGGAGAAGCCCCCCGCCCGCTTGGCCACGGCCTGCCCGATGCGCCCGAAGCCGATCACGCCCAAGGTCTTGCCGAACACGTCGGTACCGAGGAGCATCAGCGGGTCCCAGCCCTTGAACCGGCCGCCGCGCACGCAGGCGTCGCCCTCGACGACGCGGCGCGCCGCGGCCATCAGGAGCGCCCAGGTGAAGTCCGCCGTGGACTCGGTCAGCACGCCGGGAGTGTTGGTCACGGCGACGCCGCGGGCCTTGCAGGCGGGCACGTCGATGTGGTCGTAGCCGACGGAGAACGTCGACACCGCCCTCAGCTTCGGCCCGGCCGCGAGCAGCTCCGCGTCGATCCGGTCGGTGAGCAGGCACAGCAGGCCGTCCTTGTCCCTCACGCTCTTGAGCAGGCGCCCGCGCGGGATCGCCGTCCCATGGTCGTAGTGCTCGACGTCGAAATGCTTCCTCAGGAGGTCGAGGCACTCGCGGGGGACGCGGCGCGTGACGAGGACTTTGGGTTTGGCCATTCCGTTGATTATAGCTTAGACCGGGCTTTTCACGGTTTTTCCCCGGGTAACGGAATGAATAACTCCGCATGGACGACGGATGAACCGTTTCCCTCGACGGGGAAGTGCTAAAATCTCCTCATGTCCTTGCGGATAGGCGGCCTCGAGCTCGCCTCGAATATCATCCAATCCCCCCTCGCCGCCTGCTCCGACCTCCCGTTCCGGCTGATCGCGCGCGAGAAGGGGCTGGGCTTCTGCTACCTGGAGATGGTCTCGGCCCAGTCGCTGACGCGCGAGAACGCCAAGACGCGGCGCATGCTCGACACCACGCCCGAGGACAAGCCGCTCGGCGCGCAGCTTCTCGGCTGCGATCCGGGGATGATGGCCGAAGCCGCGTCGATACTCGAGGAGATGGGCTTCGACCTCATCGACATGAACCTCGGCTGCCCGGTCAAGAAGGTCGTCGGCAACGGCGAGGGCTCCGCGCTGCTGACGAACCCGGCCGGCGCCGAAAAGGTGTTCCGCGCCGTGCGCGGCGCGGTCAAGATCCCGGTCACGATGAAGACCCGCAAGGGCTTCAAGGACCCCTCCGGCGACGAGGCCGTCGAGCTCGCCAAGCGCGCCGAGGGCGCCGGCCTCTGCGCCGTCACCGTCCACGGCCGCACCCAGGCCCAGGGCTACGCCGGCAAGTCGGACTGGGAGGCCATCGGCAAGGTCAAGCGCGCCGTGAAGATCCCCGTCATCGGCAACGGCGACGTGCTGACGCCCGAGGACGCCCGGCGCCTGCTGGAGGTCTCCGGCTGCGACGGCATCATGATCGGCCGCGGCGGCATCGGCAACCCCTGGATCTACCGCAACCTCGACGACGTGATGAACGGCCGCCGGGAGTCGGCCTACGTGCCGGGCGTGCCGGAAAGGAAGGAGACCTTGCTCAAGCATTTCGCGCTCCAGCGTCGGCTCCTCGGCGACCGGCAGGCCGCGCTGAACATGCGCCGCATCACGGTCTGGTATTCGCAGGGCCTGCCGCACAACAAGGTCATGCGCGTCGGCGTCTGCTCGACGATGGACTGCGACGAGATCGCCCGCCTGATCTCGGAGTTCTTCGACCGGCTCCCGGCGGACGCTCCGCCCCCGACGGTGCCGCTGCTTCTCGCCGAGTAGCGTCTAGAGGTTCGGCGCGGCGGCGAAGAGCTCCTCGGGGGTGTCGCCCATCTTGTAGCGCGTCTCGAGCCAGACCCGGCGGGCGATGTAGGCGAGCGGCCCGATCGAGTGGACGTGGCGGGCGGCGGGGCGCAGGCGCTCGGGCAGCAGCGCGATGCGGCCGCGCGCGGCCAGGCGCCGGGAGAACTCCAGGTCCTCGAGGACCGGGAACGCGGGGAAGCCGCCGACGGCCTTATAGATCTCCGGCGTCGTGCACAGGCCGTGGTCGGAGGAGGCCAGGCCCGAGCGCACGCGCGCGTTGGACCACATCGACAGGAGGGAGAGGCCCATCCCCGCCCCGTAGGAGACGGAGAACGCCGTGGCGGCCAGGCCGCCCGTCGGAGTGGCCAGCCAGAAATGCTCGAGCGCCTGCTGCCAACTCCCCGGCGGCTGGGCGTCGGCGCGCAGGAAGAAGAGCAGGTCGCCCGTCGCCTTCTCCGCGCCCGCGTGCCACTGCGCGCCGCGGTTCGGCTTGTCGAGCTCGAGGACCTCGTCGGCCCACTCGCGCGCGGCGGCCACCGTGCCGTCGTCGGAGCCGCCGTCGACGACGATGACCTCCATCGGGCTGGTGTGGGAGATCTGGCGCAGGCGCTTGAGCGAGGAGCCGATCTGCGGGCCCTCGTTGTAGGCCGCGACGATGACGGAGAACTTCATTCGGCGTCCAGCGGACGGAAGGCGAGGCCGGTCGCGATCTTCGGGAAGAAGTAGGTGGATTTCTGGGGCAGGAGGCCGACGGCCTTGGCGGCGCGCCGCACCTGCGCCACGGAGAACGGCTTGACGAGCACCGCGGCGCCGCCGATCGCCTTCGCCTTCTTGGCGGCGAGCGCGGCGTCGGGGGTGTAGCTCATCTCGTCGGGCTTGACGCCCGCGAGGAGCCGGGAGCCGAGCCACTCGACCGCGAGTCCGCTGCGGCAGCCGTACGGCTTCGGCTCGCCGAAATGGAAGCCGTCCTCGACGAGGCCGAACGCGTACGGGTTCCGGGACGCGGCGACGAGCTTCTCGAGCTCCTTCAAGTTCCGGGCTCTTTTAAGGGAAGAGAGGGCGGCGGCGCGCTCGAGCAGGCTCTTCTTGGCGATCCGGTGGGTGGGCAGGACGACCAGCCCCGCGTCCTCGTCGGGCACCAGGTAGGTCAGCACCGCGTCGGTGCCCGGGCCCCTCGTCCTCGCGTGGTGGTCGCGGCTCACGGAGTAGCGATGATGGCCGTCGGCGATGAGGATGGGGCGCGGCGCCAGCGCCTTGCGGATCGCGGAAACGATCTTCGGCTCGTCGACGACCCACAGCTTGTAGTCGACGCCCGCGTGCGAGCGGCCCGCCGCGTCGGGGCGGCCCTTCATGCCGGCGCGGATCGACCGGCGCGCGGCGCCGGAGGGATCGGCGAAGACGCCGAAGATCGGGGAGATGTTGACGCCGACGGCGTCGAGCATCTTAAGACGATCGACCTTCGGTTTGGCCAAGGTGCGCTCGTGCGGGATGATCGCCTTCGCGGCTTTCGGGGTCGCGCCAAGGGCGGCAAGGATCCCTCGCCGCGTATATTTCCGGCCGTTGAGCGCGTAGCGCTCTTCGATGGCGTAGAACGCGGCCTTCGGGTCCCTGGAGAGGGTCCCATCCACGGTCCACCGGCGCCAAAGAGCCGCCGCCCGGCCGTACTTCGCGGGCGGCTCACCCTGCGGCAATTCCAGATGTACGGCATTCGCCGTACGCCGCCGCAAAGCGGCGGCAAGCTCCGGTCCTATCACATCGTACGGAGGACACAGCGCGGAGTCCAGCGAAGGGGCGGAATAACGAACTCCTCGAAAAGGTCGGACATCAGCCATGAATCATCATCCCGTTTACACGCGCTCATTGTCAAGCCGCTCCGAGGACGGTAGAATGACGGTTCCCATGAGAGTCCTCGTCTACGGCGGCAGCTTCGATCCTCCGCATCTCGGCCATGCCGCGCTCCTTCTCGCCGCCGCGAAAAAAATAAATCCGGATCGGATCGTCGTCGTTCCCGCCTTCAAGGCTCCTTTGAAGGACGCGCCGCAGGCAAGCTCCAAAGACCGTCTCGTCATGGCCCGTCTGGGCATCCTCGATCCGCTGCCGTTGAAATATCGCCGCGTCTGCCGTATCGACGCGCGCGAAGCGCGCGCGCGCCGTCAGGTCTTCACCGTCGAGACGCTCGGCGCGCTCAAAGACGCCGAGCTCCATTTCCTCTGCGGCCAGGACTCCGCCGCTTCTTTCCCTAGGTGGAAAAACCCCTCCCGCCTGAAGTCGTTGGCGACGTGGTGGTACGGCGCCCGACCCGGCGCCGAGGACCGTCCTCCCGCGCACTTCCGTCAGGTCCCTGGAAGGTTCCCCTCCATTTCTTCGTCGGAGATCCGCTCCCGTCTGGCCCTCGACCAGGACTGCTCGCAGGATCTCCTCCCCGCCGTCCGATCGTACATCGAGAAACGGAATTTGTACGGCAAAAGGATGGCGACTCGACTCAGAACGACCCTGTCCCCCAGCCGTTACGCCCACACCCTCAACGTCGCCTCCTTGGCCGAAGCCCTGGCCCGGCGCTGGGGAGCCGACCCCGTCAAAGCTCGATCGGCCGGACTCCTCCACGACGCCGGACGGAGATATCCCCCGCACGAATTGGCGCGCTACGCGCGCCAACGGCGTCTGGCGGTCCCTGAACGGGCCATCATCCTTGACCTGGCACCGATGCTATTGCACGCTTACGTTTCGGCCGACTTGGCGCGGCGCGAATTCGGCGTGACCGACCCCGAGACCCTGAACGCCATTCGCCGCCACACCCTCGGCGACCGCCGCCTGGGCCTTCTCGACAAGATCCTCTACGTCGCCGACGCCTGTGCGATCGACCGCACCCACGCGACCTCGGCCGCGACCCGGTCCCTCGCCTTCGACGACCTCGACGCGGCCCTCAAGCGCTGCATCGCGGAGAAGATCGCCCACGCCGTCTCGCGCGAAGCCTGGCTCCACCCGCTCACCGTCGACCTATGGAACTCCCTCGCGCTGCCCTGAACGCCCAGAGAGCCCTCGCCCTCGTCCTGCTCGCCGCCGTCCTCGGCGTCGCGGCGGTCGAGAGCCGCTCGCCCTTCGCCGCGCGGCTCCGGGCCGACGCCCCCTGGCCGTTCTGGCTCGCCGTCCGCGAGCCGGGGCGGACCTCCCCGCCGGCCCTGCATCTCGGGGTCTTCCACCCCGTCCGCGGCGTGCTCGTGCTGATCCACGTGCCGGAAGCGACCCGGCTGCAGGGCAAGCTCACCGCCGCCCGCGCCTACCTGGACGCGCTGCGCGCCACCGGCGACGCGGCGGCGGCGGCGCGCGCCGTCGAGGACCTGGCGCAGATCCGGTTCTCCGAGCTGTCGCTCGAGCCCGTCCGGTGGGACGGGGCCGGCCGCCTGAGCCTGGAGCTCGCGCCCGGCGACGAGGAGGAGGAGCCCGCCGTCGCCGCCGCCCGCGCCCTCAAGGCCCGCGGGCGCTCGCCGCGCGCCCTGTGGCCGCTGGCGCGCCGGGCCCTGGACGGCCTCCTGAAGGGGGACAAGGCCGCGGCCGACGCCCTTCTCCTGACCCTCGAGCTTCGCCGCGTCCCGCTCGAGAGGCTGCAGCCCGCCTCGCTCCCGGACGACGCCGCCGCCCCCGGCTTCCTGGCCCGCGCCTTCGCCTCCCGGCTCGAGCCGCGCGACGAGGAGAAGACGGTCGTCGTCGAGGTGCTCAACGGCACCGACGTGCCGGGCCTGGCGGCTCAGGCGGCTAAAGTTCTAAGATTAAGCGAGATGGACGCGATGGTCATGGGACAGACCCCGCGTCCGCGTTCTCGGACGGTCGTCTATGACCGGATCGGCGATTTTGAGCGCGCCGCGCGGGTTCGCGCGGCGCTCGGCTGTCCGACGGCGATCGCGGCGACCCGCATCGACCCGCTGCGCGGGGTCGATGCCAGCGTCGAGCTCGGCGGAGACTGCAGTTACTAGGAGAGACCATGGAACTCGTCGAAGTGCTGAAAACCGCCGTGCAGATGGGCTCCAGCGACATCCACCTCGTCATCGGCAAGCCGCCGCTGATGCGCGTCAACGGCGAGATGGCCGAGATCCCGGGCTTCACGAAGATCACCGCCGACGAGTCCAAGCGCCTCATTTACTCTATTTTGTACGAGGAGCAGCGCGCCAAGTTCGAGGAGACCTGGGAGCTCGACTGCTCCTTCGCGGTGACCGGGCTCTCCCGCTTCCGCGTCAACGTGTTCCTGCAGAAGAACGGCGTCGAGGCCGTCATGCGCGTCATCAGCTCCAAGATCCCGACCGCCGAGCAGCTGCGCCTGCCCAAGTCCATCACCGACCTCGCCGACCTCCCGCGCGGCCTCGTGCTCGTCACCGGCCCCACGGGCTCGGGGAAGTCGACGACGCTGGCCGTGATCATGGAGATGATCAACAACAAGTACTCCGACAACATCCTGACGGTGGAAGACCCCATCGAGTTCGTCTATGAGTCGAAAAAGTCGGTGTTCCGCCAGCGCGAGATCGGCCAGAACACGAAGTCCTTCGGCGCCGCGCTGAAGTCGGCCCTGCGCCAGGACCCCGACGTCATCCTCATCGGCGAGCTCCGCGACCTCGAGACGATGCAGCTCGCGATCACCGCCGCCGAGACGGGCCACCTGTGCTTCGGCACGCTCCACACGCAGGACGCCCCGTCGACGATCGACCGCATCATCGACGTGTTCCCGCCGCACCAGCAGGCCCAGATCCGCGTCCAGCTCGCCGTCGTGCTCGCGGCCGTCGTCTGCCAGCAGCTGGTGGCGAAGAAGGACGGCGAGGGCCGCGTCGCCGCGCGCGAGATCATGATCATGACGCCCGCGATCTCCAACATGATCCGCGAGGGCAAGACGCACATGATCTACGGCGCGCTCGACACCGGGGCCAAGCACGGCATGATCCCGATGGACAAGTCTCTCGCCGAGCTGGTGCGCACCGGCCTCGTCGCCCCCGACGAGGCCCTCCAGCGCGCCAACAACCAGGACACGTTCAAGCAGCTCGCCGGCATCACGGGCCGCTCCGGCGCGTCGCTGATGTAAGGATGGCGGAAACCGACCGCGTCGCCCTGCTCCGTTCCCTGGAGCTCTTCGATCAGTATCCCGAGGAGCGCCTGCGCGCGCTGTCCGCCTACCTGGAGCCGCTCTCGTTCCCCGACGGCGGGGAGGTCTTCGCCGAGGGCACGATCGGCGACGGCCTCTATTTCGTCCTCTCCGGCCGGGTGCGCGTGACCAAGCGGCTGTCCGGCGGCGGCCAGAAGGACCTGGCCTCGCTCGGGACGGGCGACTGCTTCGGCGAGATGGCCCTGCTCGACGCGGTCGCGCGGTCGGCCGGCGCATACTCAGTCGGAGAGGCGAAGCTGCTGCGCCTCAAGCGCGACGACCTGAAGGCCTGGCTGTCCGCCAACCCGCAGGACGCGATGGGCTTCTTCGCCGAGCTCGTGCAGGTGCAGTCGCGCCGCCTGCGCCGCACCTCCGCGGAGCTCGCGCTGATGTACGACCTGTCGATCCTGCTCATCGAGCCCGCCGCGAGCGCCGTCGAACTGCTCGAGCGCGCCCTGGGCCGCGTCCTGCCCCACCTCGACGGCGACTGGTCGGCCTGCGCCCACGCCTACAACCCCTACAACGAGGAGATGGACCCGGCGGGCGCCGCCGGCGCCGAGGCCTTCGGCCCCGAGGCGGCGGCTTTGCCCTCCAAGACCGCGCCGGACCAGGCCTGGACCGACGAGCGCACCCTCGTCCTCGTGCTCCGCTCGCCGGAGAAGCTCCTGGCGACCCTGCGCCTGCGCGCCGCCGCCGCCCCGGACGAGGGGCGCCGCGCCGAGACCGCCCGAACCATGACCGCCGTCGCGCGCCTGCTCGCCTCGGCGCTCGAGAACATCGATTTCCGCGCCGACGAGGCGCTACGCCGCCGTCTTCAATCGAGGTCCAATGCCCAAAGCTTTTAAGACGGTCACCATCTCGGCCGCGCGCGCGATGAACGAGAACAAGGCCGCGAACATCGTCGTCCTCGACGTCCGCAAGACGAGCCCGCTGTCCGACTACATGATCATCGCGACCGCGCTGTCCCGGCCGCACCTCGAGTCCCTGGAGGACAAGCTCGCCGAGGAGCTCGAGAAGGCCGGCCTGCGCGTCCACCACCGCAACCGCCCGCAGAGCGACCTGTGGCGCGTGCTCGATTTCGGCGGGCTCATCGTTCACCTGATGGTCGAGGAGGCGCGGGAGCTGTACGCGCTCGAGCGGCTGCACGACGGCGCCAAGGAGCTGGCATGGCGGAACTGACGGAAGTCCTCGCGCAGACCGCGCGCCTCGGCGCCAGCGACCTGCACCTCGTCGTCGGCAAGCCCCCGATGGTGCGCCGCCAGGGGGCCATCGAGCCCATCGCCGGTCTTCCCGAGCTCAAGGCCGAGGAATGCGAGCGCATGATCTACTCGGTGCTCGCCGAGGCCCAGCGCGCGAAGTTCGAGGAGAACTGGGAGCTCGACGGCTCGGTCTCCCTTCCGGGAGTCGCCCGCTTCCGGCTCAACGTCTTCCGCCAGAAGAACGGCATCGCCGCGGTCTTCCGCGTCATCTCCGCCAAGATCCCGACGCCGGCCGAGATCGGCCTCATGCCCGCGATCGCGAACCTCATCGACCTGCCGCGCGGCCTCGTCCTGGTCACCGGCCCCACGGGCTCGGGCAAGTCCACGACGCTCGCCTGCATGATCGAGCAGATCAACCTGAAGCACCCCAAGAAGGTGCTCACGATCGAGGACCCGATCGAGTTCGTCTACGAGGACAAGCAGTCCGTCATCCTCCAGCGCGAGGTCGGCTCGACGACCAAGTCCTTCGCCGAGGCCCTGCGCCACTCGATGCGCCAGGACCCGGACGTGATCCTCATCGGCGAGCTGCGCGACCTGGAGACGATCCAGCTCGCGATCAGCG from Elusimicrobiota bacterium includes these protein-coding regions:
- a CDS encoding UvrD-helicase domain-containing protein, which codes for MGVDLDKLNPEQRAGATHLDGALLVLAGAGTGKTRVITYRIARLIETGTPPDRILAVTFTNKAAGEMRKRLEELAPGKGALVWAFTFHSFCAKLVRMHHQELGLPRHFTIYDQGDQKKLVTESMKELGLEDQKSKAGLFVNIISRAKDDLLDAGSYEIHAMSSIDQSRQTAAKIYKVYENKLSKAGALDFGDLLLKTCQLLRDHPEVRAKWQEHFTHLLVDEYQDTNHAQYILTKTLAAKHKNVCVVGDDDQSIYSWRGANIRNILEFERDFPNTMVVTLEQNYRSTSRILDAAALVIHHNKTRKPKKLWTQAPAGDEVRVQELPNEHEEATYVVRRIQDEVSAGRSLKEVAVFYRTNAQSRSFEEAMRRARMPYKIVGAMRFYERKEIKDAMAYARIVVNKRDSVSLDRVVNCPPRGLGAKSLELAENYAAAHNLSLWDAFWAHGQIDGLGAKAHSAFSDFTQTLEKLRETTEKLPAGGAMALIFEATGYWAWIESEMDTDPEAAGRLANLQELLNAVKEYDDKEKQAGRTSTLATYLEEVALQTGLDDYDENTPAVTLMTIHLAKGLEYPVVFLTGLEEGLFPIGGGNATPEDLEEERRLCYVGITRARERLYMTYAATRRLFGQVYASLPSRFIIEAKLFGSAAREAAPGGAPAFVRPAAAAPTSARAAGFKNGQRVKHPQFGRGIVAEISGAGDTMKVTVRFDDGRVAKLLTRYAPLEPA
- the glgP gene encoding alpha-glucan family phosphorylase → MVITDSYNDWQLPPRLSRLKDLAYNLWWSWHPEARALFKEIDLTLWAETHHNPVSLMRSVPPTRLEQLAADPGFLSRLDAVIAAFDRYMTTDQTWFAKNHPEMKGKNIGYFSAEFGVHNSLKIYSGGLGILAGDHCKSASDLGVPLVGVGFMYPEGYVVQKMSSDGWQQNVYESVNWDVSPVRPVFGPSGGRMLLDIPLGRGTIKVAVWKVQVGRVPLFLMDTNVDGNSPLDREISGRLYGGDRTMRLRQEIILGIGGVRVLRALGVHPAVFHANEGHSSFLFLELAREKVAGGTSLDEALRQVGENAVFTTHTPVEAGHDVFAEEMIAEYFSSYWPQLGVDRERFMDFARVPGHTGWNMTALSLKIAGRRNAVSRRHGQVSREMWKILWPSLPENEVPIAHVTNGVHLPTWVNQELGELYDRYLGADWRVRQDDQAVWSKVASIPDEVLWLQHNRNKSALLQLARARARARWMKEKHDPAQVLASGALLDHPALVIGFARRFASYKRATLILSDLPRLKKMLFDPWRPVQLVFAGKAHPADDGGKALIQQVYQLAKNPEFGGRIAFIEDYDMHVARYLVQGVDMWLNNPLAPLEACGTSGEKAGANGVPNFSVLDGWWEEGFNNGNGWPIGQAGGRGAGPEADKADAEDIYRTLEEKIVPLYYDRDEHGIPRGWVKVMKESIRSVASEYGADRMVKDYCNMLYAPKREAVGSH
- a CDS encoding D-glycerate dehydrogenase; this translates as MAKPKVLVTRRVPRECLDLLRKHFDVEHYDHGTAIPRGRLLKSVRDKDGLLCLLTDRIDAELLAAGPKLRAVSTFSVGYDHIDVPACKARGVAVTNTPGVLTESTADFTWALLMAAARRVVEGDACVRGGRFKGWDPLMLLGTDVFGKTLGVIGFGRIGQAVAKRAGGFSMRVLYYDTRRAAPEAEKALGAKFVPIKELLRESDFVSVHTVLDESTRHLLDDKAFRLMKRSAYLINAARGPIVDEDALVRALKSGRIRGAGLDVYEREPKTAPGLASCRNAVLAPHLASATLETRKKMGVMAASGLVDALVCKARSPYAVD